In one Massilia endophytica genomic region, the following are encoded:
- a CDS encoding hybrid sensor histidine kinase/response regulator has protein sequence MLNFDRSSLSQKLTLISLLSTGSALLLVFAAFTITSIHHQQASQSRQLASLADLAGTNAIAPLLAADREGAQRLLTALAAQEDLTQAVLFDRNGELFARYGEEGSTVPRALGAALMEHVQKAPITQYDGPPWDAVLRIYRPVWVDTHVVGVMMIEAGQRQLLEDIGRSLGVTGAATAAAFFWALFMAVRFRRSIAQPIAQLIAAARQVSGSQTYAQVPHKRNDELGTLIDSFNTMLAQIEQRDLKLAQSREQLERQVSRRTEQLEKAKNAAEAASQAKSAFLANMSHEIRTPMNGVLGMTELLLASPLTEQQRHYTSMVKRSGEHLLVIINDILDFSKVEAGKLTVEYIHFNLGELLDDIDYVFTPQAQAKQLALEFTLAPNIPFAVCGDPNRLRQVIVNLLGNAVKFTEQGKIHVKVLVTAEDAQAVTLRVEVHDTGIGISREAREHIFDSFSQADGSTTRKHGGTGLGLAISKQLVELMGGAIGMEQPLGRGSMFWFSVRFDKRRLDDAAPAEGGAPLRALLVDPNTASRRALEALLAQWGMRCDAVATADECLELLRAAIACGQPYDVALIDMELPVLSGLALAAEIKSDAEIADVRVLLLSAERFAADTRQRREAGVAFQLIKPIRDSDLYDCIMTPLRASEGVRAASAQAPAQPRKSARQKLRVLLAEDNSVNVEVASAMLQGLGLEVLHAENGQQALDVVQSGGIDIVLMDCQMPVMDGMAATAEIRRREQLQGRARQLPIIAITANALQGDRETCLAAGMDDYLSKPFTQQGLADTLGRWVALPRPATVHHADAPSPAPPPPPAAAAINHHALDAIRALSAQGDQLLERVINAFVGDTPAQLRQLRAAVQAGDTQAMRQTAHSLKSSSANVGADSLARLLKDMEQLGKQGTAHGAAVLMGDIDREFLAVQQSFGAMLVKEN, from the coding sequence ATGCTCAACTTCGACCGCTCCAGCCTCAGCCAGAAACTGACGCTCATCTCTCTGCTTTCGACCGGCAGCGCCCTGCTGCTGGTCTTTGCCGCCTTCACAATTACGTCCATCCACCACCAGCAGGCCAGCCAGTCGCGCCAGCTCGCGTCCCTGGCCGACCTGGCGGGCACCAACGCCATCGCCCCGCTGCTGGCGGCGGACCGGGAAGGCGCCCAGCGCCTGCTCACCGCGCTCGCGGCGCAGGAGGACCTGACCCAGGCCGTGCTCTTCGACCGTAACGGCGAGCTGTTCGCCCGCTACGGCGAGGAAGGCTCCACCGTCCCGCGCGCGCTGGGCGCTGCCCTGATGGAGCACGTGCAGAAAGCCCCGATCACGCAGTACGACGGGCCGCCGTGGGATGCCGTGCTGCGCATCTACCGCCCGGTGTGGGTGGATACGCATGTGGTGGGGGTGATGATGATCGAAGCGGGCCAGCGCCAGCTTCTGGAGGATATCGGGCGCAGCCTCGGCGTCACGGGCGCGGCCACCGCGGCCGCCTTCTTCTGGGCCCTCTTCATGGCGGTGCGCTTCCGCCGCAGCATCGCCCAGCCCATCGCCCAGCTGATCGCGGCGGCGCGCCAGGTCTCCGGCAGCCAGACCTACGCCCAGGTGCCGCACAAGCGCAACGACGAACTGGGCACCCTGATCGACAGCTTCAACACCATGCTGGCGCAGATCGAGCAGCGCGACCTGAAACTGGCCCAGTCGCGCGAGCAGCTGGAGCGGCAGGTCAGCCGCCGCACCGAGCAGCTGGAAAAGGCCAAGAACGCGGCGGAAGCGGCCAGCCAGGCCAAGAGCGCCTTCCTGGCAAACATGAGCCACGAGATCCGCACGCCGATGAACGGTGTGCTGGGCATGACGGAGCTTCTGCTGGCCAGCCCCCTCACGGAGCAGCAGCGCCATTACACGAGCATGGTGAAGCGCTCGGGCGAGCACCTGCTGGTGATCATCAACGACATCCTCGACTTCTCGAAGGTGGAAGCGGGCAAGCTCACGGTGGAATACATTCACTTCAACCTGGGCGAACTTCTTGACGATATTGACTACGTTTTCACGCCCCAGGCGCAGGCCAAACAGCTGGCGCTGGAGTTCACGCTGGCGCCGAACATTCCCTTTGCCGTGTGCGGCGATCCGAACCGGCTGCGGCAGGTCATCGTCAACCTGCTGGGCAATGCCGTCAAGTTCACGGAACAGGGGAAGATCCATGTGAAGGTGCTTGTCACCGCGGAAGACGCGCAGGCCGTGACCTTGCGCGTCGAGGTCCACGACACCGGCATCGGCATTTCGCGCGAGGCACGCGAGCATATCTTCGACTCCTTCTCGCAGGCGGATGGTTCCACCACCCGCAAGCACGGCGGCACCGGCCTGGGCCTGGCGATCTCCAAGCAGCTGGTGGAGCTGATGGGCGGCGCCATCGGCATGGAGCAGCCTCTGGGCCGCGGCTCCATGTTCTGGTTCAGCGTGCGCTTCGACAAGCGGCGGCTGGACGATGCCGCTCCGGCAGAAGGCGGCGCCCCTCTGCGCGCCCTGCTCGTCGACCCCAATACCGCCAGCCGCCGCGCGCTTGAAGCCCTGCTCGCGCAGTGGGGCATGCGCTGCGACGCCGTGGCCACGGCGGACGAATGCCTGGAACTGCTGCGCGCGGCCATCGCCTGTGGCCAGCCCTACGATGTGGCCCTGATCGACATGGAACTGCCTGTGCTGAGCGGCCTGGCGCTGGCGGCGGAGATCAAGTCCGACGCGGAAATCGCCGACGTGCGGGTACTGCTGCTTAGCGCCGAGCGCTTCGCGGCCGATACGCGCCAGCGGCGCGAGGCTGGCGTGGCCTTCCAGCTGATCAAGCCCATACGCGACAGCGATCTGTACGACTGCATCATGACGCCCCTGCGCGCCAGCGAAGGCGTGCGCGCGGCGTCGGCGCAGGCGCCTGCACAGCCCCGCAAGAGCGCACGGCAGAAGCTGAGGGTGCTGCTGGCCGAGGATAATTCCGTCAACGTGGAAGTGGCGTCCGCCATGCTGCAAGGGCTGGGGCTCGAAGTGCTCCATGCGGAGAACGGCCAGCAGGCGCTGGATGTGGTGCAGAGCGGGGGCATCGACATCGTGCTGATGGACTGCCAGATGCCCGTCATGGACGGCATGGCGGCGACCGCCGAAATCCGGCGCCGCGAGCAGCTGCAGGGCCGCGCGCGTCAGCTGCCCATCATCGCCATCACGGCCAATGCGCTGCAGGGCGACCGCGAAACCTGCCTGGCGGCGGGCATGGACGACTACCTGAGCAAGCCTTTCACCCAGCAGGGACTGGCCGACACGCTGGGCCGCTGGGTCGCCTTGCCGCGTCCGGCCACGGTGCACCATGCCGACGCGCCCTCCCCCGCACCGCCACCGCCGCCTGCCGCTGCCGCCATCAACCACCACGCCCTCGATGCGATCCGCGCACTGAGCGCGCAGGGCGACCAGCTGCTGGAACGCGTGATCAACGCTTTTGTAGGCGACACACCCGCCCAGCTGCGGCAGCTGCGTGCCGCAGTGCAGGCGGGCGACACGCAGGCCATGCGGCAGACGGCGCACAGCCTGAAATCCAGCAGTGCGAATGTGGGCGCGGATAGCCTGGCGCGCCTGCTGAAGGACATGGAGCAGCTGGGCAAACAAGGCACGGCGCATGGCGCAGCCGTGCTGATGGGCGACATCGACCGTGAGTTCCTGGCCGTGCAGCAGTCCTTCGGCGCCATGCTCGTTAAGGAGAACTGA
- a CDS encoding YbdD/YjiX family protein: MFQDIVKAGRYLGQSMRLMCGLPEYDTYVAHRETTHPGEPVMSYEEFFRERQEARYGGAGKRGGCC; the protein is encoded by the coding sequence ATGTTCCAGGATATCGTCAAGGCAGGCCGCTACCTCGGCCAGAGCATGCGGCTGATGTGCGGCCTGCCGGAGTACGACACCTATGTGGCGCACCGCGAAACCACCCATCCCGGCGAACCGGTGATGAGCTACGAAGAGTTCTTCCGCGAGCGGCAGGAGGCGCGCTACGGCGGCGCCGGCAAGCGCGGCGGATGCTGCTGA
- a CDS encoding carbon starvation CstA family protein encodes MNPVLRKLGWGALSLAGAGALGVVALKRGEPISAIWIVIAAVCVYLIAYRFYSLFIARDVLGLDERRLTPARKHNDGLDYVPTNKNVLFGHHFAAIAGAGPLVGPVLAAQMGYLPGMLWILAGVVFAGAVQDFIVLFLSMRRDGRSLGDLIKSELGPIPGNIALLGTFMIMVIILAVLALIVVKALTGSPWGSFTVMATIPIALFMGVYSRYFRVGRVGEVSLIGFVLLMLAILGGQWVQENPALAPLFTFTGTELTWMLIGYGFIASVLPVWLLLAPRDYLSTFLKIGTIVGLALGIVIAAPYLQMPAVTKFIDGSGPVWAGNLFPFLFITIACGAVSGFHALISSGTTPKMIENETHARFIGYGAMLMESFVAIMALVAASTIEPGVYFAMNSPAALIGTTAETAAATISQWGFRVTPEMLTQVAADVGEHSIISRAGGAPTLAVGMAQILSSVIGGKTMMAFWYHFAILFEALFILTAVDAGTRAGRFMLQDLLGAFAPSLKRTESTFASLLATGLCVAAWGYFLYQGVVDPLGGINTLWPLFGIANQMLAGIALILATVVLFKMKRARYAWVTMAPTVWLLLCTLTAGWQKIFDANPKVGFLAHANKYAAALAEGKVLAPAKSIEQMQQVIFNDYLDASLAGFFMVVVLAVLVFGVRTALQARANAKPSHNESPAQLVA; translated from the coding sequence ATGAATCCCGTACTGAGAAAACTCGGCTGGGGCGCGCTGTCGCTGGCCGGCGCCGGGGCGCTGGGCGTGGTCGCGCTGAAGCGCGGCGAACCCATTAGCGCCATCTGGATCGTGATCGCGGCCGTCTGCGTCTACCTGATCGCCTACCGCTTCTACAGCCTGTTCATCGCGCGCGACGTGCTGGGCCTGGACGAGCGCCGCTTGACGCCCGCCCGCAAGCACAACGACGGCCTGGATTACGTCCCGACCAACAAGAACGTGCTGTTCGGCCACCATTTCGCCGCCATCGCCGGCGCCGGTCCCCTGGTCGGTCCCGTGCTGGCCGCGCAGATGGGCTACCTGCCCGGCATGCTGTGGATTCTGGCGGGCGTGGTGTTCGCGGGCGCGGTGCAGGACTTCATCGTCCTCTTCCTCTCCATGCGCCGCGACGGCCGCTCCCTCGGTGACCTGATCAAGTCCGAGCTGGGTCCCATCCCCGGCAATATCGCGCTGCTCGGCACCTTCATGATCATGGTGATCATTCTCGCCGTGCTGGCGCTGATCGTGGTGAAGGCCCTTACCGGATCGCCGTGGGGCAGCTTCACCGTCATGGCCACCATTCCCATCGCCCTCTTCATGGGCGTCTATTCGCGCTACTTCCGCGTCGGCCGGGTCGGCGAGGTATCGCTGATCGGCTTCGTGCTGCTGATGCTGGCCATCCTGGGCGGCCAGTGGGTGCAGGAGAATCCCGCGCTCGCGCCGCTGTTCACCTTCACGGGCACGGAACTGACCTGGATGCTGATCGGCTACGGCTTCATCGCCTCCGTGCTGCCCGTGTGGCTGCTGCTGGCGCCGCGCGACTACCTGTCGACCTTCCTGAAGATCGGCACCATCGTCGGCCTGGCCCTGGGCATCGTGATCGCCGCCCCCTACCTGCAGATGCCTGCGGTGACGAAGTTCATCGACGGTTCCGGCCCTGTGTGGGCGGGCAACCTCTTCCCCTTCCTCTTCATCACCATCGCCTGCGGCGCCGTTTCCGGCTTCCATGCGCTGATCTCCTCCGGCACCACGCCGAAGATGATCGAGAACGAAACCCACGCCCGTTTCATCGGCTATGGCGCCATGCTGATGGAGTCCTTCGTCGCCATCATGGCCCTGGTGGCCGCGTCCACCATCGAGCCGGGCGTATACTTCGCCATGAACAGCCCCGCGGCGCTGATCGGCACCACGGCCGAAACGGCGGCTGCCACCATCTCGCAATGGGGCTTCCGCGTCACGCCGGAAATGCTGACGCAGGTGGCTGCGGATGTGGGCGAGCATTCCATCATCTCCCGCGCAGGCGGCGCACCGACGCTGGCCGTGGGCATGGCCCAGATCCTCTCCTCCGTCATCGGCGGCAAGACCATGATGGCCTTCTGGTATCACTTCGCCATCCTGTTCGAAGCCCTGTTCATCCTGACCGCCGTGGACGCGGGCACGCGCGCCGGGCGCTTCATGCTGCAGGACCTGCTGGGCGCCTTCGCGCCTTCCCTCAAGCGCACCGAGTCCACCTTCGCCAGCCTGCTGGCCACGGGCCTGTGCGTGGCGGCCTGGGGCTACTTCCTCTACCAGGGCGTGGTCGATCCGCTGGGAGGCATCAACACCTTGTGGCCGTTGTTCGGCATCGCCAACCAGATGCTGGCCGGTATCGCGCTGATCCTCGCCACCGTGGTGCTGTTCAAGATGAAGCGGGCACGCTACGCCTGGGTCACCATGGCGCCCACCGTGTGGCTGCTGCTCTGCACCCTGACGGCGGGCTGGCAGAAGATCTTCGACGCCAACCCGAAAGTGGGCTTCCTGGCGCACGCGAACAAGTACGCGGCAGCCCTGGCCGAAGGCAAGGTGTTGGCGCCCGCCAAATCCATTGAACAGATGCAGCAGGTGATCTTCAACGACTACCTGGATGCCTCGCTGGCAGGTTTCTTCATGGTCGTGGTGCTGGCCGTGCTGGTGTTCGGCGTGCGCACGGCGCTGCAGGCGCGCGCCAACGCCAAACCAAGCCACAACGAAAGCCCGGCGCAGCTGGTGGCCTGA
- a CDS encoding cache domain-containing protein yields the protein MKLRQKVLFLAIVPLILALCAIALAVRHQANLLAQQQKQTIEQAYLASKEAELKHYVTLATHSIAHLYKSGRSDPATLDEAKRILASLSFGDDGYFFVYDMQGNSLMHPRQPELVGRNLYELRDEMGNPTIQRLLARARAGGGLERYYWTKPSLHKEAPKLGYVIPLEKWGWMLGTGIYLDDVEDALAKVDAQQRGNIQNTMLWIAGIAILSALAVGFSGLALNVSESRVADAKLKALAQRVVESQEEERARLSRDLHDGISQWLVSIKLQIEAGIIRLSGGAAQQQAAQGVFEHTAEQLNNVLGEVRRISHNLRPAVLDDIGLAAALDHLAQEYQHNSGTPVDFRAEGCTDGLPEVANTVLFRIAQEALTNIERHAHARRVEMQLTGAPEGVTLRIRDDGQGFDAAGIAQHPKRGIGLRNMMERMEAIGGRFELASSPAGTLVEAHVHNRN from the coding sequence ATGAAACTCCGGCAGAAAGTCCTGTTCCTGGCCATCGTGCCCCTGATACTGGCCCTGTGCGCCATTGCGCTCGCCGTGCGCCACCAGGCGAATCTGCTGGCGCAGCAGCAGAAGCAGACCATCGAGCAGGCCTACCTCGCCAGCAAGGAGGCGGAGCTGAAGCACTATGTGACGCTGGCCACGCACTCCATTGCGCATCTCTACAAGTCAGGCCGCAGCGACCCTGCCACACTGGATGAGGCCAAGCGCATACTGGCCTCCCTCAGTTTCGGCGACGACGGCTACTTCTTCGTCTACGACATGCAGGGCAACAGCCTGATGCACCCGCGCCAGCCGGAACTCGTGGGCCGCAACCTCTACGAGCTGCGCGACGAAATGGGCAACCCCACCATCCAGCGCTTGCTGGCGCGCGCCCGCGCGGGCGGCGGCCTGGAACGCTACTACTGGACCAAGCCCTCGCTGCACAAGGAGGCGCCCAAGCTGGGCTACGTGATCCCGCTGGAGAAATGGGGCTGGATGCTGGGCACCGGCATCTATCTCGACGACGTGGAGGACGCGCTGGCCAAGGTGGACGCCCAGCAGCGCGGCAATATCCAGAACACCATGCTGTGGATCGCGGGCATTGCGATATTGAGCGCTCTGGCCGTGGGCTTCAGCGGCCTGGCGCTCAATGTGAGCGAGTCGCGCGTGGCGGACGCCAAGCTGAAGGCGCTGGCGCAGCGCGTGGTGGAGTCGCAGGAAGAGGAGAGGGCGCGCCTGTCGCGCGACCTGCACGACGGCATCAGCCAGTGGCTGGTATCGATCAAGCTGCAGATCGAGGCGGGCATCATCCGCCTTTCGGGCGGGGCGGCGCAGCAGCAGGCCGCGCAGGGTGTGTTCGAACACACCGCCGAACAGTTGAACAATGTGCTGGGCGAGGTGCGCCGCATCTCGCACAACCTGCGCCCCGCGGTGCTGGATGACATCGGCCTGGCGGCCGCCCTCGACCACCTGGCCCAGGAATACCAGCACAACAGCGGCACCCCGGTGGACTTCCGCGCGGAAGGCTGCACCGACGGCCTGCCCGAAGTGGCGAACACGGTGCTGTTCCGCATTGCGCAGGAAGCGCTGACCAATATCGAACGCCACGCGCATGCGCGGCGCGTGGAGATGCAGCTGACTGGCGCACCCGAAGGCGTGACCCTGCGCATCCGCGACGACGGACAGGGCTTCGACGCGGCGGGCATCGCCCAGCATCCCAAGCGCGGAATCGGTTTGCGCAATATGATGGAACGCATGGAGGCCATCGGCGGCCGTTTCGAGCTGGCGTCTTCGCCCGCCGGAACGCTTGTCGAGGCCCATGTACATAATCGGAACTAA
- a CDS encoding response regulator codes for MAIRILLVDDHPLVRDGLRARLEAMPQFEVVGEAGSADEALEVAAAQKPELVLMDINMRGVNGIEATARFRQQFPEMAVLVLSMHDKLEYVSQAIQAGARGYVLKDAPGKDIVVAIETVMSGGIYYSAALARQLAKPQNQDNQLTLREQEVLRHIANGESNKVIARALDLSVRTVETHRLNIKRKLGIEGQAELIKFAVQHAPFGAGGL; via the coding sequence ATGGCAATCAGGATTCTTCTGGTGGACGATCACCCCCTGGTGCGGGACGGACTGCGCGCGCGCCTGGAGGCCATGCCCCAGTTCGAGGTGGTGGGCGAAGCAGGCAGCGCGGACGAGGCGCTGGAAGTGGCTGCGGCCCAGAAGCCGGAGCTGGTGCTCATGGATATCAATATGCGCGGCGTGAACGGCATCGAGGCCACGGCGCGCTTCCGCCAGCAGTTCCCCGAGATGGCCGTGCTGGTGCTCTCCATGCACGACAAGCTGGAATACGTATCCCAGGCCATCCAGGCCGGTGCGCGCGGCTATGTGCTGAAGGATGCGCCGGGCAAGGATATCGTGGTGGCCATCGAAACCGTGATGTCCGGCGGGATCTACTACAGCGCCGCGCTGGCGCGCCAGCTGGCCAAGCCCCAGAACCAGGACAACCAGCTCACCCTGCGCGAGCAGGAGGTGCTGCGCCATATCGCCAACGGCGAATCGAACAAGGTGATCGCCCGGGCGCTGGACCTGAGCGTGCGCACGGTGGAGACCCACCGCCTGAACATCAAGCGCAAGCTGGGCATCGAAGGGCAGGCCGAGCTCATCAAGTTTGCAGTGCAGCATGCACCTTTTGGCGCTGGCGGTTTGTAA
- a CDS encoding putative bifunctional diguanylate cyclase/phosphodiesterase, with product MQNRPASDFLNSSAALCDAVLRLRGPALSEELGRIAREVTHSLWGRFVPRHDASPRAASGLQQEIFFEDVYFGRFEVGGRENYSDTERQHLASLASLAGSVMQVHMVAQRTTHAYVQVEAQLQHQSQILDQIHESVMTMDLNGIITSWNKGAERLFGYTAVEAVGRNVLFLYDDEDTSFSDNILEQGARLMEVRRKKKNGEVFWASLSLSPLCDREDRSIGLIAYITDITERKAAEERIHHLAYYDALTSLPNRSLLTKLVDQALSVAQRSRMLGCILFVDLNRFKLINDTLGRAAGDELLREVARRFRLALREQDIVARLGGDEFAVGLFDISQHYEASMVAQKLLAVLNEPFLIDGNDLRVDASIGISVYPQDGADGETLLRLADIAMYRAKVGGPDGEHVAFYSQDMNQGMQERMRIESGLRQALGNGQLQLHYQPKFSIEDGQIIGAEALVRWRHPERGLIPPAEFIPLAESTGLVVQVGEWVLEAACAQAQAWKMAGLPPIRLAVNVSAREFTSTLPTRVKDTLRRYGLEPSWLELEITESTLMTNIDRVIGIMDRITALGVTLSLDDFGTGYSSLSYLKRFPIDTLKIDRSFTTGIPADANDCAIASTIISIAQQLKHKVIAEGVETVEQLAFLRRSGCDEVQGYLFSQPLPAAEFERALKENWTPA from the coding sequence ATGCAGAACCGTCCCGCTTCCGACTTCCTGAACAGCAGCGCCGCCCTGTGCGATGCCGTGCTGCGCCTGCGTGGTCCGGCCCTGAGCGAAGAGCTGGGCCGCATCGCGCGCGAAGTCACGCACAGCCTGTGGGGCCGCTTCGTGCCACGCCATGACGCATCGCCCCGCGCCGCCAGCGGCCTGCAGCAGGAGATCTTCTTCGAGGACGTCTACTTCGGCCGTTTCGAAGTGGGCGGGCGCGAGAATTATTCGGACACCGAACGCCAGCACCTCGCCAGCCTGGCCAGCCTGGCGGGCAGCGTCATGCAGGTGCACATGGTGGCGCAGCGCACCACCCACGCCTACGTGCAGGTGGAAGCGCAGCTGCAGCACCAGTCGCAGATTCTGGACCAGATCCACGAGTCCGTGATGACCATGGACCTGAACGGCATCATCACCAGCTGGAACAAGGGCGCCGAGCGCCTGTTCGGCTATACGGCGGTGGAAGCGGTGGGCCGCAATGTGCTCTTCCTCTACGACGACGAAGACACCAGCTTCAGCGACAACATCCTCGAGCAGGGCGCGCGCCTGATGGAAGTGCGGCGCAAGAAAAAGAACGGCGAAGTCTTCTGGGCCAGCCTCTCGCTCTCGCCGCTGTGCGACCGTGAAGACCGCTCCATCGGCCTCATCGCCTATATCACCGACATCACCGAGCGCAAGGCGGCCGAAGAGCGCATCCACCATCTGGCTTACTACGACGCGCTCACCAGCCTGCCCAACCGCAGCCTGCTGACCAAGCTGGTGGACCAGGCCCTGAGCGTGGCCCAGCGCAGCCGCATGCTGGGCTGCATCCTCTTCGTGGACCTCAACCGCTTCAAGCTGATCAACGACACCCTCGGCCGCGCCGCGGGCGACGAGCTGCTGCGCGAAGTCGCGCGCCGCTTCCGCCTTGCCCTGCGCGAGCAGGATATCGTGGCGCGCCTGGGCGGCGACGAATTCGCGGTCGGCCTCTTCGACATCAGCCAGCACTACGAAGCGAGCATGGTGGCGCAAAAGCTGCTGGCCGTGCTGAACGAACCCTTCCTCATCGACGGCAACGACCTGCGCGTGGACGCCAGCATCGGCATCAGCGTCTACCCGCAGGACGGCGCGGACGGCGAGACCTTGCTGCGCCTGGCGGACATCGCCATGTACCGCGCCAAGGTGGGCGGGCCGGATGGCGAGCATGTCGCCTTCTACAGCCAGGACATGAACCAGGGCATGCAGGAACGCATGCGCATCGAATCGGGCCTGCGGCAGGCGCTGGGCAACGGCCAGCTCCAGCTGCACTACCAGCCCAAGTTCTCCATCGAGGACGGCCAGATCATCGGCGCCGAAGCGCTGGTGCGCTGGCGGCACCCCGAGCGCGGCCTGATTCCCCCGGCCGAATTCATTCCGCTGGCCGAATCCACGGGACTGGTGGTGCAGGTGGGCGAATGGGTGCTCGAAGCGGCGTGCGCCCAGGCCCAGGCCTGGAAGATGGCGGGCCTGCCTCCGATCCGCCTGGCCGTGAACGTGTCGGCACGCGAATTCACCTCGACCCTGCCCACGCGCGTCAAGGACACCCTGCGCCGCTACGGCCTGGAACCCTCGTGGCTGGAACTGGAGATCACCGAGAGCACGCTGATGACCAATATCGACCGCGTCATCGGCATCATGGACCGCATCACCGCGCTGGGCGTCACGCTCTCGCTGGACGATTTCGGCACCGGCTACTCCTCGCTGTCCTACCTGAAGCGCTTCCCCATCGACACGCTCAAGATCGACCGCTCCTTCACCACCGGCATTCCGGCGGACGCCAACGACTGCGCTATCGCCAGCACCATCATCAGCATCGCCCAGCAGCTCAAGCACAAGGTGATTGCCGAAGGCGTGGAAACGGTGGAGCAACTGGCCTTCCTGCGCCGCTCCGGCTGCGACGAAGTGCAGGGCTACCTCTTCTCCCAGCCGCTACCTGCCGCCGAGTTCGAGCGCGCGCTCAAGGAAAACTGGACGCCTGCCTGA
- a CDS encoding SOS response-associated peptidase, which yields MCGRFDQNDISRMLDDFGWVDEILRRGQAEPCWNVAPTMRRAILFVEGAALVMDDKYWGYRPQWALAKGLPIANHARRDKLLKGYWSGLLKRGRVIVPADGWYEWTGPRNDRQPWHIHRQDRRPLYMAGVACFGPEGAEPASTGFALVTDDAQGGLLDVHGRRPVVFTAEDAATWLDPATPPELAEQLARELALGPEAFEWYRVGRAVNSSRNQGEQLALRLED from the coding sequence ATGTGTGGACGCTTCGACCAAAACGATATCTCGCGAATGCTCGACGACTTCGGCTGGGTGGACGAGATCCTGCGGCGCGGGCAGGCCGAGCCCTGCTGGAACGTCGCGCCCACCATGCGGCGTGCGATCCTGTTCGTGGAAGGCGCAGCCCTGGTCATGGACGACAAGTACTGGGGATACCGGCCGCAGTGGGCGCTGGCGAAGGGCCTGCCAATCGCAAACCATGCGCGCCGGGACAAGCTGCTGAAAGGCTACTGGAGCGGGCTGCTGAAGCGCGGGCGTGTCATCGTGCCTGCCGATGGCTGGTACGAATGGACCGGGCCCAGGAACGACAGGCAGCCATGGCATATTCACCGCCAGGACCGGCGGCCTCTCTATATGGCCGGGGTGGCCTGCTTCGGTCCGGAGGGAGCCGAACCGGCGAGCACGGGCTTTGCGCTCGTTACCGACGATGCCCAGGGCGGCCTGCTCGACGTGCATGGCCGCAGGCCTGTCGTATTCACCGCCGAGGACGCGGCGACCTGGCTGGATCCGGCCACGCCGCCCGAACTGGCCGAGCAATTGGCGCGCGAGCTTGCCCTGGGGCCGGAAGCGTTCGAATGGTATCGCGTCGGCCGAGCCGTCAACAGCAGCCGCAATCAGGGCGAACAGCTCGCACTGAGGCTGGAGGATTGA
- a CDS encoding type II toxin-antitoxin system HicB family antitoxin, producing the protein MELPVVIHKDDASVYGVTVPDIEGCYSWGESIEAALRNTKDAVQSHVEAMIDEGIAVNIVPSRIDDLIQMEELAGGIWALIDLDPMTLDSKPERINVSIPRFVLAKIDQYASARSETRSGFLARAALQLIRTEKAGAG; encoded by the coding sequence ATGGAACTGCCTGTAGTGATACACAAGGACGATGCCAGCGTATACGGGGTCACGGTCCCCGATATCGAGGGATGCTATTCCTGGGGCGAGTCCATAGAGGCGGCGCTGAGGAATACGAAGGACGCAGTTCAATCTCATGTTGAGGCAATGATTGACGAAGGGATAGCGGTAAATATTGTCCCATCCAGAATCGATGACCTCATTCAAATGGAAGAGTTAGCGGGCGGTATCTGGGCCTTGATCGACCTTGATCCCATGACGCTCGATTCGAAACCCGAACGGATTAATGTCAGCATTCCCCGCTTTGTACTGGCGAAGATCGACCAGTATGCAAGCGCACGCAGCGAGACTCGCAGCGGGTTCCTGGCGCGCGCCGCATTGCAGTTGATTCGTACCGAGAAGGCAGGTGCGGGTTGA
- a CDS encoding type II toxin-antitoxin system HicA family toxin, whose translation MDSAKLIQILLDAGWRQVRQRGSHVTLKHPLTHKLCTVPHPKKDLPTGTVKSILKNAGLK comes from the coding sequence ATGGATTCCGCCAAGCTCATCCAAATACTCCTTGATGCGGGTTGGCGGCAGGTTCGGCAGCGCGGCAGCCATGTCACCCTTAAGCATCCGCTGACTCACAAGCTCTGCACGGTTCCTCATCCTAAAAAGGACCTGCCGACTGGGACGGTGAAGAGTATTTTGAAAAATGCCGGTCTGAAATGA